One region of Pseudomonas alvandae genomic DNA includes:
- a CDS encoding flagellar hook-associated protein 3: MRISTSQFYESTAANYQKNFANVVKTSEEASSLVRVNTAADDPVGASRLLQLGTQASMLAQYETNANTIKATLGTTEAVMNSIGNVLQRAKELAVGAGNAGYTDADRQANASELAQIEEQLLSLMNSKDENGKYIFAGSKGDTIPFTRNTDGSYSYNGDQVTLDLPVGDTMSMATNSTGWEVFQQAVNTSRSQVTRTAPPVDDGRVVLSDGQVSSSVSYNSKFRSGEPYTVEFTSGTQLKITDSLGNDVTAEASQGGAFDPNSKSGQAVQFRGLELTLNINLQTGDVPGTVLPGRTFTLAAKPDTFVPMRSPGNPTAVQITGSQITDPVAYHASFPTGAAVLKFTSATDFDLYAAPLTANSQPVSSGTLAGNVATASGVSFTLDGTPAADDQFSIAVNTHETQNVLDTVNQLKAALNTPTNGDPIALQKLQASLASGIGNLASGTDQLSSALSSVGGRGAALDTQSDTNQSLILANNHTQSSIRDSDAAEVMTRLTLQQTMLQASQLAFSKIAQLGLFNKI, translated from the coding sequence ATGCGCATTTCTACTTCTCAGTTTTACGAAAGCACGGCTGCGAACTACCAGAAAAACTTCGCCAACGTGGTCAAGACCAGCGAAGAGGCCAGCAGCCTGGTGCGGGTGAACACTGCCGCCGATGATCCGGTCGGTGCTTCGCGCCTGCTGCAATTGGGCACCCAGGCCTCGATGCTGGCCCAATACGAAACCAACGCCAACACCATCAAGGCCACCCTTGGCACCACCGAAGCGGTGATGAACAGTATCGGCAACGTGCTGCAGCGCGCCAAGGAATTGGCTGTCGGTGCCGGCAACGCCGGTTACACCGACGCCGACCGCCAGGCCAACGCTTCGGAGCTGGCGCAGATCGAAGAACAATTGCTGAGCCTGATGAACAGCAAGGATGAAAACGGCAAATACATTTTCGCCGGTTCCAAGGGCGATACCATCCCATTCACCCGTAACACCGATGGCAGCTACAGCTACAACGGTGACCAGGTGACACTCGACCTGCCGGTCGGCGACACCATGTCGATGGCCACCAACAGCACCGGCTGGGAAGTGTTCCAGCAAGCCGTCAACACCAGCCGCAGCCAGGTCACCCGCACCGCGCCGCCGGTGGATGACGGGCGCGTGGTCTTGTCCGACGGCCAGGTGTCGTCCAGTGTCAGCTACAACAGCAAATTCCGCAGCGGCGAGCCGTACACCGTTGAGTTTACCAGCGGCACGCAACTGAAAATCACCGACTCGCTCGGCAATGATGTCACCGCCGAAGCCAGCCAGGGCGGTGCGTTCGACCCTAACAGCAAGAGCGGGCAGGCGGTCCAGTTCCGTGGTCTGGAGTTGACCCTGAACATCAATCTGCAAACGGGTGATGTCCCTGGCACGGTGTTGCCAGGCCGTACCTTCACCCTGGCTGCCAAGCCGGACACCTTTGTTCCGATGCGCAGTCCCGGTAACCCGACTGCAGTGCAGATCACCGGTAGCCAGATTACGGATCCGGTGGCCTACCACGCCAGTTTCCCTACGGGGGCGGCCGTGCTGAAGTTCACCAGCGCCACCGACTTCGATCTTTACGCGGCGCCGCTGACGGCTAACAGCCAACCGGTGTCCAGCGGCACCCTGGCCGGTAACGTCGCCACCGCTTCGGGCGTGAGCTTTACCCTGGACGGTACGCCAGCCGCGGACGATCAGTTCAGCATCGCGGTCAACACTCACGAAACCCAGAACGTCCTGGACACCGTGAACCAGTTGAAGGCTGCCCTGAACACGCCTACCAACGGTGACCCGATAGCGTTGCAGAAGCTGCAGGCTTCGCTGGCGTCCGGTATCGGCAACCTGGCGAGCGGCACCGATCAGTTGTCCAGCGCCCTGAGTTCGGTAGGTGGTCGTGGCGCCGCTCTGGACACCCAGAGCGACACCAACCAGAGCTTGATCCTGGCCAACAACCACACCCAATCGTCAATCCGCGATTCCGATGCGGCCGAAGTGATGACCCGCCTGACGTTGCAACAGACCATGCTGCAAGCCTCACAACTGGCGTTCAGCAAGATCGCCCAGTTGGGTCTGTTCAACAAGATCTGA
- the flgK gene encoding flagellar hook-associated protein FlgK, whose protein sequence is MSLLNIGMSGLSASQTALVTTGNNIANVDTAGYSRQQTVQTTKASNQYGNVFIGSGTTLADVRRVYNSYLEAQLKTTTSLNSDAAAYQGQITPLDSLLSDSGTGLNGALTKFFASVQNVNAKPGDDASRQLLLSDAQALSNRFNSVASQLTEQSQNINGNLSNMVEQINNLATTVAQLNKKIAEVSNAGGAPNDLLDARSETIRQLSTFTGTQVVENGSSLDIYLGSGQPLVMGNITNKLEAVPDKNDPGRIGIQLNSGSSVMDITQVMTGGEIGGLMRYRSTVLDPAMNELGRVALVVADQMNSIQASGIDKNGAFGSNLFSSINSAAQMSQRSVASLGNSAGSGNFNVSIEDTGKLTTNDYKITFTSATDYTVQRLPDNTPMGAFNTATTPPPVVDGFALTFGGGSAVAGDSFKVTPTRNAAGSIKTEMTDSKRLAIAAPLGAAITPGGSGTLTIPASGQPTMTTKLDIYDEATTSIIQNGIKTSMPVKVVFGATSAGGTSQAYQLLDAKGGLISSGTIKPGQSNTLSLSVPLKDATGAPIMDSSVPPVQRTVTFDMSIAGAPSDGAGIDISLSQPGSLDNRNGTALAGLQTAKTVDTGSASKGISLNDAYGKLVEGVGAKAAQGKLDSAATGAILDNAKNARDSLSGVDLDEETGNLVKFQQYYTASSQIIKAAQEIFSTLINSL, encoded by the coding sequence ATGAGTTTGCTCAATATCGGGATGTCGGGTCTGTCCGCAAGCCAGACCGCACTGGTGACCACGGGTAACAACATCGCCAACGTCGATACCGCTGGGTATTCGCGTCAGCAGACCGTGCAGACCACCAAGGCGTCGAACCAGTACGGCAACGTGTTCATCGGCTCCGGCACGACCCTGGCGGATGTGCGCCGGGTCTATAACTCGTACCTTGAAGCACAACTGAAGACCACCACCTCGCTCAACAGCGATGCGGCGGCCTACCAAGGCCAGATCACCCCGCTCGATTCCCTGCTGTCGGACAGCGGCACCGGCCTCAACGGCGCGCTGACCAAGTTCTTCGCCTCGGTACAGAACGTCAACGCCAAGCCGGGCGACGACGCGTCCCGCCAGTTGCTGCTCAGCGATGCCCAGGCCTTGAGCAACCGTTTCAACTCGGTTGCCAGCCAGTTGACGGAGCAGAGCCAGAACATCAACGGCAACCTGTCGAACATGGTCGAGCAGATCAACAATCTGGCCACCACCGTCGCCCAGTTGAACAAGAAAATCGCCGAGGTCTCCAACGCCGGCGGCGCGCCGAACGACCTGCTCGACGCCCGCAGCGAGACCATTCGCCAACTGTCTACCTTCACCGGCACTCAGGTCGTCGAGAACGGCAGCAGCCTGGACATCTACCTGGGTTCCGGCCAGCCACTGGTGATGGGCAACATCACCAATAAACTGGAAGCAGTTCCGGACAAGAACGACCCGGGTCGCATCGGCATCCAGCTCAACAGTGGCTCCAGCGTCATGGACATCACCCAGGTCATGACCGGCGGTGAAATCGGCGGCCTGATGCGCTACCGCAGCACTGTGCTCGACCCGGCCATGAACGAGCTGGGCCGCGTGGCGCTGGTCGTCGCCGACCAGATGAACAGCATCCAGGCCTCGGGCATCGACAAGAACGGTGCGTTTGGTTCCAACCTGTTCAGCAGCATCAACAGCGCCGCGCAAATGAGCCAGCGCAGCGTCGCCTCGCTGGGCAACAGCGCCGGGTCCGGCAACTTCAACGTGTCCATCGAAGACACCGGCAAGCTGACCACCAACGACTACAAGATCACCTTCACCAGCGCCACCGACTACACCGTCCAGCGCTTGCCTGATAACACGCCGATGGGTGCGTTCAATACCGCGACCACGCCGCCACCGGTGGTCGATGGTTTCGCCTTGACCTTCGGCGGTGGCTCGGCGGTGGCTGGTGATTCGTTCAAGGTCACCCCGACCCGCAACGCGGCGGGCAGCATCAAGACCGAGATGACCGACTCCAAGCGGCTGGCTATTGCCGCGCCGCTGGGCGCCGCCATCACGCCGGGCGGCAGCGGTACGCTGACCATTCCGGCCAGCGGCCAGCCGACCATGACCACCAAGCTGGACATCTACGACGAAGCCACCACCAGCATCATCCAGAACGGCATCAAGACTTCGATGCCGGTCAAGGTGGTGTTCGGGGCGACGTCGGCCGGTGGTACCAGCCAGGCCTATCAATTGCTCGATGCCAAGGGCGGCCTGATCAGCAGCGGCACGATCAAGCCTGGGCAGAGCAACACCCTGAGCCTGAGCGTTCCGCTCAAGGACGCCACCGGCGCCCCGATCATGGATTCGTCCGTACCGCCGGTGCAGCGTACCGTCACGTTCGATATGTCGATTGCCGGCGCGCCATCCGACGGTGCCGGCATCGATATAAGCCTCAGCCAGCCCGGCAGCCTGGACAACCGTAACGGTACCGCGCTCGCCGGCTTGCAGACCGCCAAGACCGTGGACACCGGTTCGGCCAGCAAAGGCATTTCCCTGAACGATGCCTACGGCAAGCTGGTGGAAGGCGTCGGTGCCAAGGCTGCCCAAGGCAAGCTGGACAGCGCCGCCACCGGCGCGATCCTGGACAACGCCAAGAATGCCCGTGACTCGCTGTCCGGCGTCGACCTCGATGAAGAAACCGGCAACCTGGTCAAGTTCCAGCAGTACTACACCGCGTCTTCGCAGATCATCAAGGCTGCGCAGGAAATTTTCAGCACATTGATCAACAGTCTTTAA
- the flgJ gene encoding flagellar assembly peptidoglycan hydrolase FlgJ, whose translation MDMRKGALISGDSASYSDLNRLNQLKVGDKNSEGNLRKVAQEFESLFLGEMLKSMRSATEALGKDNPMNTPEAKQYQEMYDQQLAVSMSREGGGIGLADVLLRQMSKNKPLASGEAATLSAAKQQDALDKAKAPVPTPVAAGTLPDGPLSRSNGQRPLWASRAVSAPQGAEGIHRNDMELINQRRLALPPKLADRLLAGLVPSASVKPEAVAQNVLPDRAVAAVKPATGELANGDWLAALKAAEPKGDMQVYGRAVAQPPLAPARKAFRDADEFVNAMLPMAKEAADRIGVDPRYLVAQAALETGWGKSVMRQPDGSSSHNLFGIKASKNWTGDSARAITSEFRNGEMVKETAEFRSYASYRDSFHDLVNLLQSNSRYQAVLKSADNPEQFVRELQKAGYATDPNYANKISNIARQMTSYQNYASAGATTTL comes from the coding sequence GTGGATATGCGCAAAGGCGCCTTGATCAGTGGGGATTCAGCGTCCTATTCGGACCTCAATCGCTTGAACCAGCTCAAGGTCGGCGACAAGAACAGCGAAGGCAACCTGCGCAAAGTGGCGCAGGAATTCGAGTCGTTGTTCCTCGGCGAAATGCTCAAGTCCATGCGTTCGGCCACCGAGGCCCTGGGCAAGGACAATCCGATGAATACGCCGGAAGCCAAGCAATACCAGGAAATGTACGACCAGCAGTTGGCCGTTTCGATGTCCCGCGAGGGCGGCGGTATCGGCCTGGCCGACGTGCTGCTGCGCCAGATGTCGAAGAACAAGCCGCTGGCCTCGGGCGAGGCGGCCACCTTGTCGGCCGCCAAGCAGCAAGATGCGTTGGACAAGGCCAAGGCGCCTGTGCCCACGCCAGTGGCGGCCGGAACGCTGCCCGATGGGCCTTTGTCGCGCAGCAACGGCCAGCGCCCACTCTGGGCCTCGCGGGCTGTGAGCGCGCCGCAAGGAGCCGAGGGCATCCACCGCAACGACATGGAATTGATCAACCAGCGTCGCCTGGCCCTGCCGCCGAAACTGGCCGACCGCCTGCTCGCCGGGCTGGTGCCTTCGGCGTCGGTCAAGCCTGAGGCCGTGGCGCAGAATGTCTTGCCGGATCGTGCCGTTGCCGCCGTCAAGCCTGCTACCGGTGAGCTGGCCAACGGTGACTGGCTGGCCGCGCTCAAGGCTGCCGAACCCAAAGGCGACATGCAGGTCTATGGTCGCGCCGTGGCCCAGCCACCGTTGGCACCGGCGCGCAAGGCCTTCCGCGATGCCGATGAATTCGTCAATGCCATGCTGCCGATGGCCAAGGAAGCCGCCGACCGCATCGGTGTCGACCCTCGTTACCTGGTGGCCCAGGCCGCCTTGGAAACCGGTTGGGGCAAATCGGTGATGCGCCAGCCCGATGGCAGCAGCAGCCACAACCTGTTCGGCATCAAGGCCAGCAAGAATTGGACGGGCGATTCGGCGCGGGCGATCACCAGCGAATTCCGCAATGGCGAGATGGTCAAGGAGACGGCCGAGTTCCGTTCCTACGCCTCTTACCGCGACAGCTTCCATGATTTGGTGAACCTGCTGCAAAGCAACAGTCGCTATCAAGCTGTGCTGAAGTCGGCCGATAACCCGGAACAGTTTGTACGCGAGTTGCAGAAGGCCGGTTACGCCACCGACCCGAACTACGCCAACAAGATTTCGAACATAGCCCGGCAGATGACGAGTTACCAAAACTACGCCTCGGCCGGTGCCACCACGACTTTATAA
- a CDS encoding flagellar basal body P-ring protein FlgI, producing MSAAFTAQAERLKDIASISGVRSNQLIGYGLVVGLNGTGDQTTQTPFTLQTFNNMLSQFGIKVPAGSGNVQLKNVAAVSVSADLPAFAKPGQQVDITVSSIGNSKSLRGGTLLLTPLKGIDGNVYAIAQGNLVVGGFDAEGRDGSKITVNVPSAGRIPGGASVERAVPSGFNQGNSLTLNLNRSDFTTAKRIVDKINDMLGPGVAQAIDGGSIRVTAPLDPSQRVDYLSILENLEVDPGQAVAKVIINSRTGTIVIGQNVKVSPAAVTHGSLTVTITEDPIVSQPGPLSNGQTAVVPRSRVNAEQEAKPMFKFGPGTTLDEIVRAVNQVGAAPGDLMAILEALKQAGALQADLIVI from the coding sequence ATGTCGGCAGCCTTCACTGCTCAAGCCGAGCGCTTGAAGGACATCGCCAGCATTTCCGGCGTGCGTTCCAACCAGTTGATCGGCTACGGCCTGGTCGTGGGCCTCAATGGTACCGGCGACCAGACCACCCAGACCCCGTTCACCCTGCAGACCTTCAACAATATGTTGTCGCAGTTCGGTATCAAGGTGCCGGCCGGTTCCGGCAACGTGCAGTTGAAGAACGTCGCGGCGGTGTCGGTCAGTGCTGATCTGCCAGCGTTTGCCAAGCCAGGTCAACAAGTGGACATCACCGTGTCGTCCATCGGTAACTCCAAGAGCCTGCGTGGCGGCACCTTGTTGCTGACCCCGCTCAAGGGTATCGACGGCAACGTCTACGCCATCGCCCAGGGCAACCTGGTGGTGGGCGGTTTCGACGCCGAGGGCCGCGACGGTTCGAAGATCACCGTCAACGTTCCGTCGGCGGGTCGCATCCCTGGCGGTGCATCGGTTGAGCGTGCGGTGCCGAGCGGTTTCAACCAGGGCAATAGCCTGACGCTGAACCTCAACCGTTCCGACTTCACCACGGCCAAGCGCATCGTCGACAAGATCAATGACATGCTCGGCCCAGGCGTGGCCCAGGCCATCGACGGCGGCTCGATTCGCGTCACCGCGCCACTGGATCCGAGCCAGCGTGTCGACTACTTGTCGATCCTGGAAAACCTCGAAGTCGATCCGGGCCAGGCGGTGGCGAAAGTCATCATCAACTCGCGCACCGGCACCATCGTGATCGGCCAGAACGTCAAGGTTTCGCCGGCCGCCGTGACCCACGGCAGCCTGACCGTGACCATCACCGAAGACCCGATCGTCAGCCAGCCGGGCCCGTTGTCCAACGGCCAGACCGCCGTGGTTCCACGTTCGCGGGTCAATGCCGAGCAGGAAGCCAAGCCGATGTTCAAGTTCGGCCCGGGCACCACCCTTGATGAGATCGTCCGGGCGGTGAACCAGGTCGGCGCGGCACCGGGTGACTTGATGGCGATTCTCGAAGCCTTGAAGCAGGCCGGCGCGTTGCAAGCCGACCTGATCGTGATTTAA
- the flgH gene encoding flagellar basal body L-ring protein FlgH, whose amino-acid sequence MNRFVSVLALSGITALAGCVAPTPRPNDPYYAPVLPRTPLPAAANNGSIYQAGFEQNLYSDRKAFRVGDIITITLNERTQASKNANSQIDKTSETSVGLTSLFGSSLTTNNPIGSNDLSLNAGYSADRATKGDSQSGQSNSLTGSITVTVADVLPNGIIAVRGEKWLTLNTGDELVRIAGMVRADDISTDNTVPSTRVADARITYSGTGAFADASQPGWFDRFFLSPKFPF is encoded by the coding sequence ATGAATCGCTTCGTATCTGTTCTGGCATTGAGTGGGATCACCGCACTGGCGGGCTGTGTCGCGCCAACGCCAAGGCCCAATGACCCGTACTACGCTCCGGTGTTGCCGCGCACACCGTTGCCGGCGGCGGCCAACAACGGTTCGATCTACCAGGCCGGTTTCGAGCAGAACCTGTACAGCGACCGCAAGGCATTCCGCGTTGGTGACATCATCACCATCACCCTGAACGAGCGGACCCAGGCCAGCAAGAACGCCAACTCGCAGATCGACAAGACCAGTGAGACCAGCGTCGGCCTGACGTCGTTGTTCGGTTCGAGCCTGACCACCAACAACCCGATCGGCAGCAACGACCTGAGCCTCAACGCCGGGTACAGCGCCGACCGGGCCACCAAGGGCGACAGCCAGTCCGGCCAGAGCAATAGCCTGACTGGTTCGATCACCGTGACCGTCGCCGATGTATTGCCCAACGGCATCATCGCCGTGCGCGGCGAGAAGTGGTTGACGCTCAACACCGGCGACGAGCTGGTGCGCATCGCCGGGATGGTCCGCGCCGATGATATTTCCACCGACAACACTGTTCCATCGACCCGCGTGGCCGATGCGCGCATCACCTATTCGGGCACTGGTGCCTTTGCCGATGCGAGTCAGCCAGGTTGGTTCGACCGTTTCTTCCTCAGCCCGAAGTTCCCTTTCTAG
- the flgG gene encoding flagellar basal-body rod protein FlgG, producing MLPALWVAKTGLSAQDTNLSTISNNLANVSTTGFKRDRAEFQDLLYQVKRQPGAQSTQDSELPSGLQVGTGVRIVGTQKNFNAGSLQTTEQPLDMAIDGRGFFQILQPDGTTSYTRDGTFHLDSNGQIVNASGFALEPAIVIPNDAQTFTVGRDGTVSITVAGNPASQVIGNLQTADFINPAGLQAVGNNLFMETAASGAPQVGTPGLNGFGTTLQNTLETSNVSTVEEMVNMITTQRAYEMNSKVISTADQMLSFVTQNL from the coding sequence ATGCTTCCGGCTCTTTGGGTTGCCAAAACAGGTCTGTCCGCCCAGGACACCAACCTGTCCACTATTTCCAACAACCTGGCGAACGTCTCGACCACGGGTTTCAAACGTGATCGCGCCGAGTTCCAGGACCTGCTGTACCAGGTAAAACGCCAGCCTGGCGCCCAGTCGACCCAGGACAGCGAATTGCCGTCGGGCCTGCAAGTGGGTACCGGTGTGCGCATCGTCGGCACCCAGAAAAACTTCAACGCCGGCAGCCTGCAAACCACCGAGCAGCCGTTGGACATGGCCATCGACGGTCGCGGTTTCTTCCAGATCCTGCAGCCGGACGGCACCACGTCCTACACCCGTGACGGTACCTTCCACCTCGACTCCAATGGCCAGATCGTCAACGCCAGCGGTTTCGCCCTGGAACCGGCCATTGTCATCCCGAACGATGCCCAGACCTTCACCGTGGGCCGCGACGGCACCGTGTCCATCACCGTGGCGGGCAACCCGGCCTCCCAAGTGATCGGCAACCTGCAGACCGCTGACTTCATCAACCCGGCCGGCCTGCAAGCCGTGGGTAACAACCTGTTCATGGAAACCGCCGCCAGCGGTGCGCCGCAAGTCGGCACCCCAGGCCTGAACGGTTTCGGCACCACGCTGCAGAACACCTTGGAAACCTCGAACGTGAGCACCGTTGAGGAGATGGTCAACATGATCACCACCCAGCGCGCCTACGAAATGAACTCCAAAGTGATCTCCACCGCCGACCAGATGCTCTCGTTCGTCACGCAGAATCTGTAA